TCATTATCTGTAAGCCAATCTATAGATTTCTGTAATTCCTTTCTAAACAAAAACATATCAAAGCTTACTTTTTGCAGAATTGTTTTTACGTACTCCAACATATCTTTCAATTTTTATATACAAATAAACATTCAAAAATCCTGCAAATTGTATGTACCAAAAAGAGGTTTTCAACAATTCTATTAACCCTTTCTGTTATCAATCACATAATCAGAACCTATACATAAAAGTTAAAATTCCTAAAGAAAAAAGATGATGACAATATGTCAAATATTTTAAGTGTCAGACATAACATTAGTACTTAAAATAATCATATTTTTGTAAAAAAAAGAATTAATGAAAAACTATAAATTCTTAGGTTTAATCATTCTTATCTGCCTGCAAGTTGTTTTTTATAGTTGCAAAAAGAAAAACGATAAATTCACAATTTCAGGAACAGTAATTAACAGCCAGCTTAATCAACCAATAGGTAATGTAAAGGCTGTACTTTATGCAAAAACGGTAACCAGCGGAACATGGAACACTCAATATTCTACAATAAGTTCAACTTATACTCAGGGTGATGGTAGTTTTTCTTTTGAATTTGAAGGTATTCGCGTTTCGGATTTTAAAATACGTTTTACTAAAGAAGGATATTTTACTGATGAATACATTATTAACCCGGAATTAGTTCAAAAAGGAGAAAATTATAATCAAACATATTATGTTCACCAGGAAGGTTGGCTTAAACTTTTTATTAAAAACTTTTACCCGAACACTGCCAATGACTTAATGTCATTTAAGCTAGTAAAAGGTGCATCAAATTGTCAGGATGGTTGTGCCGATACTTTAAAATCATATTCAGGTCCTTCCGTTGACACTCTTCATATTTGTAAAATCTGGGGTTCACAATGGGCTATTCTGCAATGGACAGTTGCCAGTGGTTCTTCATATGTTCAGCACTCCGACTCAATATGGATTTCACCATCTGATACTATAGTTAGAAATTTGTATTACTAATAATTTATTATGTTAATATTTCATTAACTTAATAACTATTAACTTTTTAGCTCAAATTATTAAACTTGTTTGGTTACAAGACATCCTTTAACATTTTTTAAAAATATATTTTATTTAAACTCTTTCTAAACACAATTAATTATAGTAATTTAGTACCGTTAAATTTAAATAATTAATCAATTAAATATCAAAATTATGCCAGTATTAGTAGGTAAAAAAGCACCATTATTTAAAGCAAAAGCAGTTGTTAACGGTGGCGAAATTGTAGCAGATTTCTCATTAGAACAGTTTATAGGTAAAAAAGAAGTAATCTTCTTCTTTTATCCTGCAGATTTTACATTTGTTTGTCCAACTGAATTAGTTGCCTTTCAGGACAAAATTAAAGAATTCGAAGCTCGCAACGTAGCAGTTGTAGGTTGTTCTGTTGACTCAGAATTTTCTCACTGGAAATGGTTACAAACCGAATTAAAAGACGGTGGAATTAAAGGTGTTAAATATCCTTTGGTTTCTGATTTTGCAAAAACTATTGCAGAAAATTATGATGTACTAGCAGGTTACCAGGATTATAATGACGAAGGTGAAGCAAGTTTTGTAGGTGCACCTGTTGCATTTCGCGGATTATTTTTAATAGATAAAAAAGGAGTTATTCGCCATCAGGTTGTAAACGATTTACCTCTTGGTCGCAGTATTGACGAGGCTATCAGAATAGTTGACGCTTTACAGTTTTTCGAAGAAAACGGTGAAGTATGCCCAGCAAACTGGCACAAAGGCGACAAAGCAATGAAAGCTACTCAAGAAGGAGTTGCGCAATATCTTGCTGCACATTAACAGATTTAAAATATATTTGAAAGCCGACTATAAAAATGGTCGGCTTTTTTTATTTTTGCACCATGAGAACTTGCTTCAAAATTGAAATTGAAAATCCTGAACTTTTTAAGAATAAACTAATTTATTATTCTCAATCACTTTCAACGTCATGTATTTTAAATAGCAATAATTATAACAACGTTTACAATTCTTATATTTTTTTAGCAGCAATTGATTCATTAGATTCAATTATTTTTAACAAAGAAGAAAATCCTTACCATAGTCTTTTAAAATTTCAGAATAAATATAACGACTGGCTATTCGGTCATTTTAATTACGACTTAAAGAATTATACAGAAGAACTAACTTCTGATAATATTGATAATATTGGTTTTGAAGAAATGTTTTTTTTCAGACCAAGATTTGTAATAGAAATTAATGAAAATACTATTTTAGTATGGTATACCGAAGAAGACAAAGAGCAATCAGTAATAGAGCTTATCGAAAAAATTAAGAATACGGAAATTAATCCTTTACATTTAAAAAATATTCAAATTAATTCAAGATATACAAAAACCGAATACATTCATAACATTAATCTTATAAAGGAACATATTCAAAACGGAAATATTTATGAAATGAATTTTTGTCAGGAATTTTTCAATAACAATACTGACATTAATCCTGCAGAACTTTATATAAATTTATGTAGCATCTCTCCTGCCCCATTCTCGTGTTTTTATAAAATTAACGAAAAATATTTATGCTGCGCATCACCCGAAAGGTTTTTAAAGAAAACCGGTAATAAAATTATTTCTCAGCCAATTAAGGGTACTTCAAGAAAAACAAACGATGAAACAGAAAATAACATTCTAAAAAATAATTTAAAGAAAAGTCAGAAAGAGCGCTCGGAAAATATAATGATTGTTGACTTGGTACGTAATGACTTATCAAAAACTGCAGTAGCTGAAAGTGTAAAAGTTGAGGAATTATGCGGAATTTATGAATTCCCTCAGGTTTACCAAATGATTTCCACCATCAGTTCCGAATTATCAGAGAAATATAATTTCACTGATGTTATTAATGGTGCCTTCCCTATGGGAAGCATGACAGGCGCTCCCAAAATTCGGGCAATGCAGATAATTGAAGAATTTGAACAAACAAAACGAGGATTATTTTCAGGCTCTGTAGGATATATAACACCTAATCAGGATTTCGATTTTAACGTTGTTATAAGAACTATTCAATTTAACAAAGCAAATAAATATTTGTCATTTATTACAGGCGGAGCAATTACAATTAAATCTGATCCCGAAAAGGAATACGAAGAATGCCTTATAAAAGCTGATGCTTTAATTAAAGCGGTGAATGGAGAATTAACAAATTATCGAGATATTTGAACAAAGAAAGATATTGCTAAAACACCCTTCGACTCCGCTCAGGTTGACTTTAGCTAGTCGGGATTTGTAATCCCAACTCTAATAACTAAGGAATTAGCTTCGCTTAAATAGTTATAATCCTTATCATAATTTAACAATAAAGAAAACAGAGTTATAATGGCATCCTTCGAGAACCTCAGGATGATAAACATTACTTACAACCTTTCCCAAACTGATTCTGTAAGTATTGCTGCAATTCATCAGCTTCAAAATCTTTTCTGACAATGCGTTTATTGTTATCAAGTAAATACATTCTGGGAATCATAAATAATTTATATGTATCAATAAAATCATTCTTTTTAGTTTTATCAAAAACATTAATCCACGGGAATGCATTTTTTCTTAGAAAAGATTTCCATAGTTTTTCGTCGTCTGTTGCTAACACTGTGTAAACCTGAAAATATGTTGAAGGATAAATCTTACAAAGCTTATTTAATTCTGCAATAAAATCGATACAGTGTTCGCAATCAGGATTCCAGAATAAAACCAGAGTATAACAAGAACTTATATCATGTAATGATTTAACATTATTTAGAGTATCATTTAATATTAATTGTGGAGCAACTGAACCAACAAGTGTAGGACGAAGATCAGTAACATGCTGCCGTAATCTAC
Above is a genomic segment from Bacteroidia bacterium containing:
- a CDS encoding carboxypeptidase regulatory-like domain-containing protein; this encodes MKNYKFLGLIILICLQVVFYSCKKKNDKFTISGTVINSQLNQPIGNVKAVLYAKTVTSGTWNTQYSTISSTYTQGDGSFSFEFEGIRVSDFKIRFTKEGYFTDEYIINPELVQKGENYNQTYYVHQEGWLKLFIKNFYPNTANDLMSFKLVKGASNCQDGCADTLKSYSGPSVDTLHICKIWGSQWAILQWTVASGSSYVQHSDSIWISPSDTIVRNLYY
- a CDS encoding peroxiredoxin, whose product is MPVLVGKKAPLFKAKAVVNGGEIVADFSLEQFIGKKEVIFFFYPADFTFVCPTELVAFQDKIKEFEARNVAVVGCSVDSEFSHWKWLQTELKDGGIKGVKYPLVSDFAKTIAENYDVLAGYQDYNDEGEASFVGAPVAFRGLFLIDKKGVIRHQVVNDLPLGRSIDEAIRIVDALQFFEENGEVCPANWHKGDKAMKATQEGVAQYLAAH
- a CDS encoding anthranilate synthase component I family protein; this encodes MRTCFKIEIENPELFKNKLIYYSQSLSTSCILNSNNYNNVYNSYIFLAAIDSLDSIIFNKEENPYHSLLKFQNKYNDWLFGHFNYDLKNYTEELTSDNIDNIGFEEMFFFRPRFVIEINENTILVWYTEEDKEQSVIELIEKIKNTEINPLHLKNIQINSRYTKTEYIHNINLIKEHIQNGNIYEMNFCQEFFNNNTDINPAELYINLCSISPAPFSCFYKINEKYLCCASPERFLKKTGNKIISQPIKGTSRKTNDETENNILKNNLKKSQKERSENIMIVDLVRNDLSKTAVAESVKVEELCGIYEFPQVYQMISTISSELSEKYNFTDVINGAFPMGSMTGAPKIRAMQIIEEFEQTKRGLFSGSVGYITPNQDFDFNVVIRTIQFNKANKYLSFITGGAITIKSDPEKEYEECLIKADALIKAVNGELTNYRDI